The proteins below come from a single Rhodococcus sp. WMMA185 genomic window:
- a CDS encoding FAD/NAD(P)-binding protein gives MQNDRATPTGYRVVSRVAETHDTATLILEPTTTVPEQRVAPGQFMMLYAHGVGEIAVSISGHPEGIHSGLSHTVRSVGAVSKAIHDASVGTILGVRGPFGHGWNLDVDRGADLLIVAGGLGLAPLRPVVVAALASRQRFRRVTLIVGARDPSNILYRGELAAWQVSDAIAVEVTIDQPVSRWTGPVGFVTESLHRVAIDPACTTALLCGPEPMMRFSASSLIDRGVGAENIQVSLERNMQCGTGTCGHCQLGELLLCRDGPVVDYATAQPLLRVPEL, from the coding sequence ATGCAGAACGACCGCGCGACCCCGACCGGCTACCGGGTGGTGTCCCGTGTGGCGGAGACTCACGACACCGCCACCTTGATCCTCGAGCCGACGACCACGGTCCCCGAGCAGCGGGTCGCTCCGGGCCAGTTCATGATGCTGTATGCCCACGGTGTAGGCGAGATCGCGGTCTCGATCAGTGGACACCCTGAAGGGATCCACTCCGGGCTTTCCCACACCGTCCGCAGTGTGGGGGCGGTGAGCAAGGCCATTCACGACGCTTCGGTCGGGACGATCCTCGGGGTTCGCGGACCCTTCGGCCACGGCTGGAATCTGGATGTGGATCGGGGTGCCGACCTGCTGATCGTTGCCGGGGGATTGGGCCTGGCCCCGCTGCGACCCGTGGTGGTGGCAGCGCTCGCTTCACGACAACGATTCCGACGGGTCACGCTCATCGTCGGTGCGCGTGACCCCTCGAACATCCTGTATCGGGGCGAACTGGCCGCGTGGCAAGTCTCCGACGCCATCGCAGTCGAAGTGACGATCGACCAGCCGGTCTCCAGGTGGACCGGACCCGTCGGTTTCGTCACCGAATCATTGCACCGCGTGGCCATCGACCCCGCATGTACCACCGCACTGCTGTGCGGGCCCGAACCGATGATGCGGTTCAGCGCTAGCTCACTGATCGATCGCGGTGTAGGGGCCGAGAACATCCAAGTGTCGCTGGAACGCAACATGCAGTGCGGGACGGGTACCTGCGGGCATTGCCAACTCGGCGAACTCCTCCTCTGCCGTGACGGCCCCGTCGTCGACTACGCCACCGCCCAACCACTCCTACGGGTACCGGAGTTGTGA
- a CDS encoding cyclic nucleotide-binding domain-containing protein, whose product MNSDVPAAFSSLPGLEREHRSRLAELTTPVRFAAGQSIFRENQAAMRCWLLGTGSVDLTTVIPGKGAVTLETLHGGDVLGWSWLNPHGVWQFTATATSDTDAAELDIVELERMVDDEPGFAYAVTRALSGVLIARLQSTRARLLDLYASGGRSE is encoded by the coding sequence ATGAACAGCGACGTGCCCGCCGCGTTCTCGTCGCTGCCGGGACTGGAGCGCGAACATCGGAGCAGACTCGCCGAACTCACCACGCCCGTGCGGTTCGCCGCCGGTCAATCCATCTTCCGGGAGAACCAGGCTGCGATGCGATGCTGGCTGCTCGGTACCGGCAGTGTAGACCTGACCACGGTGATCCCCGGCAAGGGCGCGGTCACGCTCGAAACGCTGCACGGCGGCGACGTCCTCGGCTGGTCCTGGCTGAACCCACATGGGGTCTGGCAGTTCACAGCGACGGCAACGTCGGACACCGACGCGGCGGAACTCGACATCGTCGAACTCGAGCGGATGGTGGATGACGAGCCGGGCTTCGCCTACGCGGTCACGCGGGCGTTGTCCGGCGTGCTGATCGCCCGCTTGCAGTCCACGCGGGCCCGACTGCTCGATCTCTATGCGAGCGGTGGGAGGAGTGAGTGA
- a CDS encoding Ni/Fe hydrogenase subunit alpha, with translation MVPRNRELTVRALARVEGEGRVDVTVHDGRAERVELSIYEPPRFFESFLRGRHFLEPPDITSRICGICPVAYQVSACNAVEQACELVLDRSVLDLRRLLYCGEWIASHVLHIYFLHAPDFFGVPDSIALARHDREAVERGLALKKAGNAILELIGGRPIHPVNVRIGGFHRTPTRAELGPLADQLRTALDHAVATVEWVSAFEFPDIELDHDLVALHDDSRYAIEDGEIWSSSGLRCTADEFPHHVTEHQVPHSTALHAELDGRRYLAGPLARYSINSAQLTDMAARTATAAGLQGSCRNPYRSIIIRAVEVVYAVEEALRIIERYDRPMQPFIAGPPVRSVGHGVSEAPRGLLYHRYELDPTGLISAASIIPPTSQNQAAIEYDLRRTVDENLTLTDDELTALCERTIRNYDPCISCATHFLTLKIHRR, from the coding sequence ATGGTGCCCCGGAATAGGGAACTGACCGTGCGCGCTCTCGCTCGGGTCGAGGGCGAGGGTCGGGTCGATGTCACCGTCCACGACGGCCGTGCGGAACGCGTCGAACTCAGCATCTACGAGCCGCCCCGCTTCTTCGAGTCCTTTCTCCGCGGCCGCCATTTTCTCGAACCCCCGGACATCACCTCACGTATCTGCGGAATTTGCCCCGTGGCCTACCAAGTGAGTGCGTGCAACGCCGTCGAACAAGCCTGCGAACTCGTATTGGACCGCTCCGTATTGGATCTGCGACGTCTGCTCTACTGCGGTGAGTGGATCGCGAGCCACGTGCTGCACATCTACTTCCTCCATGCGCCCGACTTTTTCGGAGTTCCGGATTCGATCGCCCTCGCCCGGCACGATCGCGAGGCCGTCGAGAGAGGGTTGGCGTTGAAGAAGGCCGGCAACGCCATCCTCGAGCTGATCGGAGGGAGGCCGATCCACCCGGTCAATGTGCGAATCGGTGGATTCCACCGCACGCCGACGAGGGCCGAACTCGGTCCCTTGGCCGACCAACTACGTACGGCACTCGATCACGCCGTGGCGACGGTCGAATGGGTCTCGGCCTTCGAATTCCCCGACATCGAACTCGACCACGATCTGGTCGCGCTCCACGACGACTCCCGCTACGCCATCGAGGATGGTGAGATCTGGTCTTCGTCCGGATTACGCTGCACCGCTGACGAATTCCCACACCATGTGACTGAACACCAGGTGCCGCACTCGACTGCGCTCCATGCCGAACTCGACGGGCGAAGGTACCTCGCCGGCCCGCTCGCCCGATACTCGATCAACTCGGCGCAACTGACAGACATGGCCGCCCGGACCGCCACAGCCGCAGGTCTGCAGGGGTCGTGCCGGAACCCCTACCGCAGCATCATCATCCGTGCCGTCGAAGTCGTCTACGCAGTAGAGGAAGCGTTGCGCATCATCGAGCGATACGACCGTCCGATGCAGCCCTTCATCGCCGGGCCACCGGTACGCAGCGTCGGGCACGGCGTCAGCGAAGCACCCCGTGGACTGCTGTACCACCGATACGAACTCGATCCCACGGGACTTATCAGCGCCGCGAGCATCATTCCACCGACCTCACAGAATCAGGCCGCGATCGAATACGACCTGCGTCGCACAGTCGATGAGAACCTCACGCTCACCGATGACGAACTGACCGCTCTGTGCGAACGCACCATCCGCAACTACGATCCGTGCATCTCGTGCGCCACCCACTTTCTGACCCTGAAGATCCATCGACGATGA
- a CDS encoding DUF1876 domain-containing protein gives MNEKKWSVDVVIDENEDDSRTRAQARLRTSDTRTLVGVGLARRNPDDPEIPEIGDELATARALADLSHQLVEATASDLEAATHSRVHLTG, from the coding sequence ATGAACGAGAAGAAATGGTCGGTGGACGTCGTCATCGACGAAAACGAAGACGACTCCAGGACCCGAGCTCAGGCCCGGCTCCGCACCAGCGACACCCGGACACTCGTCGGGGTCGGGCTGGCTCGCCGAAATCCGGATGACCCCGAAATCCCCGAAATCGGGGACGAACTGGCCACGGCCCGGGCTCTGGCCGACCTATCCCACCAGTTGGTCGAGGCCACAGCATCCGATCTGGAAGCAGCTACCCACAGCCGCGTTCATCTGACCGGATAG
- a CDS encoding Acg family FMN-binding oxidoreductase, translating to MNSSIPDENVVRIAVDLACRAPSVHNSQPWRWRYADGQLDLYVDGSRVLTSADPTGRQLVISCGAALNHLQTALTALRWSTDIQRVPEGPRSGHLASIRFRHDARPQSHDFDLLAAIRHRHSDRRPFGPVSPKTPLPASLTDVVHHWQVHLTVLGQDTRPTLAQATEMTANVRKYDSAYQAEIHWWTGHSVSQIGVPPDALAAAESRAGVDIGRRFPGGRDGGTGTKFDHSTVLVLSTDTDGRHEWLRAGEALSVVLLESTLAGLATCPLTHVTELGPAREMIRDLLPDRGLPQVLIRVGVAEAASPPGHTPRRPVESVFSVDRRRSGR from the coding sequence GTGAACAGCAGCATCCCCGACGAGAACGTAGTTCGCATCGCCGTGGATCTCGCATGCCGGGCACCGTCGGTACACAACAGCCAGCCTTGGCGGTGGAGGTACGCCGACGGGCAACTCGACCTGTATGTCGACGGCAGCAGAGTACTGACTTCGGCCGACCCCACGGGTCGGCAATTGGTCATCAGCTGCGGTGCTGCGCTCAATCATCTCCAGACGGCACTGACCGCGCTCAGATGGTCCACTGACATCCAGCGTGTCCCGGAAGGGCCACGCTCAGGACACCTGGCCTCGATTCGCTTCCGCCATGACGCTCGACCCCAGTCGCACGATTTCGATCTGCTCGCGGCAATCCGGCACCGCCACTCCGACCGTCGACCGTTCGGTCCAGTCAGCCCGAAAACCCCGCTGCCCGCTTCCCTGACCGACGTGGTGCACCACTGGCAAGTACACCTAACCGTTCTTGGGCAGGACACCCGCCCGACGCTCGCGCAAGCGACAGAGATGACCGCGAACGTACGCAAGTACGATTCCGCATATCAGGCCGAGATCCACTGGTGGACCGGTCATTCTGTCTCGCAGATCGGCGTGCCGCCGGATGCCCTCGCGGCGGCGGAAAGCCGTGCCGGGGTCGACATCGGGAGGCGCTTTCCCGGCGGCCGAGACGGCGGTACCGGCACGAAGTTCGATCACTCGACGGTTCTCGTGTTGAGTACCGATACCGATGGTCGCCACGAGTGGCTCCGAGCCGGTGAAGCCCTCTCCGTCGTGCTGCTGGAATCGACGCTCGCCGGCCTTGCGACGTGTCCGTTGACCCACGTGACGGAACTCGGCCCGGCTCGGGAGATGATTCGTGACCTACTCCCCGACCGCGGACTACCACAGGTTCTCATCCGGGTAGGTGTTGCCGAGGCGGCGAGTCCGCCCGGGCACACCCCGAGGCGACCCGTCGAATCGGTGTTCTCAGTGGATAGACGACGCTCTGGTCGGTGA
- a CDS encoding ABC transporter ATP-binding protein, giving the protein MTEWAIDTQKLTKHYGDVAAVQDLDLQVARGEIFGFLGPNGAGKSTTIRTLLDQIRPTSGRATILGHDVHRDALEIRRLIGYVPGDLALYPRLTGRETLQYFARLRGGVEQSYIDELAERLKADLSRKVGDYSTGNRQKIGLIQAFMHRPALLVLDEPTAGLDPLIQQEFHALIDEVRDGGRTVFLSSHTLSEVERVADRVGIIREGRLVVVERVDDLKRKAIRRIDFEFADPIPPETFTGVAGVHEASVERRHATVSFEGSVNDILKAAMAHEVLNLNSRESDLEEVFLTYYRDEPAAETAPGKHERQASDVH; this is encoded by the coding sequence ATGACTGAGTGGGCAATAGACACACAGAAATTGACCAAGCACTATGGCGATGTCGCCGCCGTGCAAGACCTGGACCTGCAGGTCGCTCGGGGCGAGATCTTCGGATTCCTCGGTCCCAACGGGGCCGGCAAGTCGACAACCATCCGCACCCTTCTCGACCAGATCCGGCCGACCTCGGGACGCGCGACGATACTTGGCCATGATGTGCACCGCGACGCCCTCGAGATCCGTCGGCTGATCGGATACGTGCCCGGTGACCTGGCGCTGTATCCACGGCTCACCGGCAGGGAGACACTGCAGTATTTTGCCCGTTTGCGTGGTGGAGTCGAGCAGTCCTACATCGACGAGCTCGCCGAACGACTCAAGGCCGATCTTTCCCGCAAGGTCGGCGACTATTCGACGGGAAACCGGCAGAAGATCGGATTGATCCAGGCGTTCATGCACCGGCCGGCCCTGTTGGTACTCGACGAACCCACCGCTGGCCTCGATCCGCTGATCCAGCAGGAATTCCACGCTCTAATCGACGAGGTGCGTGACGGGGGGCGCACGGTGTTCCTGTCCTCGCACACCCTCTCCGAGGTCGAGCGAGTGGCCGACCGGGTGGGGATCATTCGGGAAGGACGACTGGTCGTGGTGGAACGGGTCGATGATCTCAAGCGCAAAGCGATCCGCCGGATCGACTTCGAGTTCGCCGATCCCATTCCCCCCGAAACCTTCACCGGGGTCGCCGGGGTGCATGAGGCGTCGGTGGAGCGCCGGCATGCCACCGTGTCGTTCGAGGGCTCGGTCAACGACATCCTGAAGGCGGCCATGGCTCACGAGGTCCTCAACCTCAACAGTCGCGAGTCGGACCTCGAGGAGGTCTTCCTGACCTACTACCGCGACGAACCCGCCGCGGAGACGGCACCAGGCAAGCATGAGAGGCAGGCGTCCGATGTCCACTGA
- a CDS encoding 4Fe-4S dicluster domain-containing protein, giving the protein MTEADRSGRSVRVDRHSMLDRHGLDQLIDALRARGYRVVGPTVHDSAIVLDELESGAQLPSGWGVTTGPGIYRLRRRDDAAVFGHSAGPQSWKRFLHPPRQQLWSVDRNGTYEAPAQDERPYAFVGVRGCDLAAIAVLRRVLCPDPSADSPTARRFQHLFLVAAHCTEPGEVCFCASMGTGPAAGSGYDLALTERIDEHGHRFLVDIGTDEGASVLDDVARRPAAVGEVDDARTAVTSAADRMGRTMPEVDLRLLLRSAREADVWEDVAARCLTCGNCTMVCPTCFCTTSEDITDLTGDHAERWQHWSSCFELDFSHLHGGDVRVSGESRYRQWMSHKLGTWFDQFGSSGCVGCGRCIDWCPVGIDITEEAARLSQVLPAETPEDA; this is encoded by the coding sequence ATGACCGAAGCGGACCGGTCGGGGAGGAGCGTGCGCGTGGACCGTCACAGCATGCTGGATCGTCACGGCCTCGACCAGCTGATCGATGCCTTGCGCGCCCGTGGCTATCGTGTCGTCGGGCCAACTGTTCACGACTCGGCGATCGTTCTGGACGAACTCGAATCCGGCGCTCAGTTGCCCTCCGGCTGGGGTGTGACGACCGGACCCGGAATCTATCGGTTGCGGCGACGAGACGATGCCGCGGTTTTCGGCCACTCTGCTGGACCGCAATCGTGGAAGCGGTTCCTTCATCCACCGCGGCAGCAGTTGTGGTCCGTCGACCGGAACGGCACCTACGAGGCACCGGCACAGGACGAGCGACCCTACGCCTTCGTCGGGGTCCGCGGCTGCGACCTCGCGGCAATCGCTGTGCTGCGTCGGGTTCTGTGCCCGGATCCGAGCGCCGACAGCCCGACCGCCCGAAGGTTCCAGCATCTGTTCCTCGTCGCCGCTCACTGCACCGAGCCCGGTGAGGTCTGCTTCTGCGCATCGATGGGGACGGGGCCCGCCGCCGGGTCCGGCTACGACCTCGCACTGACCGAGCGCATCGACGAGCACGGCCACCGCTTCCTCGTCGACATCGGCACCGACGAAGGAGCCTCGGTCCTCGACGACGTCGCTCGCCGTCCGGCGGCCGTCGGAGAAGTCGACGACGCCCGCACCGCGGTGACGTCTGCGGCCGATCGGATGGGACGCACGATGCCGGAGGTGGATCTGCGGCTGCTACTGCGCTCGGCGCGGGAGGCCGACGTCTGGGAGGACGTCGCCGCGCGGTGCCTCACCTGCGGTAACTGCACGATGGTGTGCCCCACCTGCTTCTGCACCACTAGCGAGGACATCACCGATCTGACGGGGGACCACGCCGAGCGGTGGCAGCACTGGTCGTCGTGCTTCGAACTCGACTTCAGCCACCTGCACGGTGGGGACGTCCGGGTCTCGGGGGAGAGCCGATATCGGCAGTGGATGTCGCACAAGCTCGGCACCTGGTTCGACCAGTTCGGCAGCTCCGGGTGCGTCGGGTGCGGACGATGCATCGACTGGTGCCCAGTCGGCATCGATATCACCGAGGAGGCGGCTCGTCTTTCACAGGTGCTTCCGGCCGAGACCCCGGAGGATGCATGA
- a CDS encoding GbsR/MarR family transcriptional regulator, whose product MKRDGVEVAASTGSPADVRLSEFVERMGGYFESAGSTRLAGRLLGWLLVCEPERQSSEDLATGLRASSGGVSTTARLLIRMGLVERSGVPGDRRTYYRLRRHAFDSVIEERRRSMAELRKLAEEGLSALADNAPDRRRRLEEMWELAQFMEAETPALLTRYHNERRGGDD is encoded by the coding sequence ATGAAACGTGATGGCGTCGAAGTCGCTGCATCGACAGGCTCACCGGCCGACGTGAGATTGAGCGAATTCGTCGAACGGATGGGCGGCTATTTCGAGTCCGCAGGTTCGACCCGGCTCGCCGGCCGATTGCTGGGTTGGTTGTTGGTGTGTGAACCCGAACGGCAATCTTCCGAGGATCTGGCAACGGGATTGCGGGCCTCGAGTGGCGGGGTCAGCACCACCGCGCGGCTCTTGATTCGGATGGGGTTGGTCGAACGGTCCGGGGTGCCGGGCGACCGCCGCACCTACTACCGGCTGCGCCGGCATGCCTTCGACTCCGTCATCGAGGAACGCAGACGGTCGATGGCCGAGTTGCGGAAACTCGCCGAGGAGGGACTGAGCGCCCTCGCCGACAACGCCCCGGACCGGCGACGGCGGCTCGAAGAGATGTGGGAACTTGCCCAATTCATGGAGGCCGAAACCCCCGCGCTACTGACGCGGTATCACAACGAAAGGCGAGGCGGCGATGACTGA
- a CDS encoding ABC transporter permease subunit: MTMESAPSIPEQAEARTLATRLESIRALVNKAIADRMTLSVVIGVLLVAMGAMVGALWPPLKETFANFPTGLLDMMGKAFAGADLTTPAGWVNAELMSMVAPAGAIAIGVISAVRATAGEEEDKTLGILLGAPVGRLPFLLAKIGAMIVHVLVVCAFLSVGLVIASAIGNLGLSAPGILGATAHTALLGILFGMIAIALGALTGSRRVATAATGALAALAFAVSVFLPLSDTLAGGAKISPWYYYTASNPLVNGLDWAHLSILGASAVIIGVAAALLFERRDLRG, from the coding sequence ATGACCATGGAAAGTGCCCCCTCGATCCCCGAGCAGGCCGAGGCGCGGACTCTGGCTACCAGGTTGGAGTCCATCCGGGCCCTGGTCAACAAGGCGATCGCTGACCGGATGACGTTGTCGGTCGTGATCGGCGTCTTGTTGGTCGCAATGGGTGCGATGGTGGGCGCGTTGTGGCCTCCACTGAAGGAAACGTTCGCCAACTTCCCAACCGGATTGCTGGACATGATGGGCAAGGCGTTCGCCGGCGCAGATTTGACCACCCCCGCCGGTTGGGTGAACGCCGAACTCATGTCGATGGTGGCACCGGCCGGGGCAATCGCGATCGGGGTGATCTCCGCAGTCCGCGCCACCGCCGGTGAAGAGGAAGACAAGACTCTCGGAATTCTCCTCGGCGCACCCGTGGGTCGACTTCCGTTTCTATTGGCAAAGATTGGTGCGATGATCGTCCACGTACTCGTGGTCTGTGCATTCTTGTCGGTTGGCCTGGTCATCGCGAGTGCGATCGGGAACCTGGGTTTGTCGGCGCCAGGCATCCTTGGTGCCACCGCGCATACCGCACTACTCGGGATCTTGTTCGGGATGATCGCTATCGCACTCGGCGCGCTCACCGGAAGCCGTAGGGTTGCGACTGCCGCCACCGGCGCCCTCGCGGCCCTCGCGTTCGCCGTCAGCGTGTTCCTCCCCCTGTCCGACACCCTCGCCGGTGGCGCGAAAATCAGCCCCTGGTACTACTACACGGCTTCGAATCCGTTGGTCAATGGGCTCGACTGGGCGCACCTGTCGATCTTGGGCGCATCAGCTGTGATCATCGGCGTCGCCGCGGCCCTCCTCTTCGAGCGGCGCGACCTGCGCGGCTGA
- a CDS encoding oxidoreductase: MSSPQTTKPKLAVWKFASCDGCQLTLLDCEDELLALSEAVEISHFLELSDTVVTGPYDLSLVEGSITTAEDRDRIRAVREQSRFLVTIGACATAGGIQALRNFADIDDFLSVVYASPGYIDTLATSTAIGAHVPVDFELRGCPIDRRQLLEVITAYLAGRKPNIPNTSVCTECKRRGLTCVMVAEGTPCLGPVTHAGCGAVCPSLSRGCYGCFGPTTDPNLSSMTGWLRTCGMNDDSINRIFATFNVAAYPSSPTGAHHGAPE, translated from the coding sequence ATGAGTTCACCACAAACCACCAAACCCAAACTCGCCGTGTGGAAGTTCGCCTCCTGCGATGGCTGTCAGCTGACATTGCTCGACTGCGAGGACGAGCTGCTCGCCCTGTCCGAAGCAGTGGAGATCTCCCACTTCCTCGAGTTGTCCGACACCGTCGTTACAGGCCCGTATGACCTGTCGCTCGTCGAGGGATCGATCACCACCGCCGAGGACCGCGACCGCATCCGCGCGGTGCGCGAACAATCACGTTTCCTCGTCACGATCGGAGCCTGCGCCACCGCCGGCGGCATCCAGGCGCTGCGCAATTTCGCCGACATCGACGACTTCCTTTCGGTGGTCTATGCGAGCCCCGGCTATATCGACACCCTCGCCACGTCGACCGCGATCGGCGCGCACGTCCCAGTCGACTTCGAGCTCCGCGGCTGTCCGATCGACCGGCGTCAGCTCCTCGAAGTCATCACGGCGTACCTGGCGGGCCGGAAGCCGAACATCCCGAACACCAGCGTGTGCACCGAATGCAAGAGACGGGGCCTGACCTGTGTGATGGTCGCCGAAGGCACACCCTGCCTCGGTCCGGTCACACACGCCGGGTGCGGCGCAGTGTGCCCGTCGCTCTCTCGCGGATGCTACGGCTGCTTTGGCCCCACCACCGACCCGAACCTCTCCTCCATGACCGGGTGGCTACGCACCTGTGGAATGAACGACGATTCAATCAACCGAATCTTCGCCACATTCAATGTGGCGGCCTACCCTTCCTCCCCGACAGGCGCGCATCATGGTGCCCCGGAATAG
- a CDS encoding hydrogenase maturation protease, with translation MNTVVIGLGNDLRRDDGIGPSVAREVAEHVSSDVCVSVSEGDPAALLDTWTSADLAVVVDAVVREPPRPGTMHRLTPEEVVETEEGLFSTHGLRLDDILRLGEALGRLPRRMIIFAVEVADLGCGRGLSPAVVGALESTVSAVLAAIDEATGQAPENVDGRS, from the coding sequence ATGAACACCGTAGTGATCGGACTGGGAAACGACCTGCGCCGCGACGACGGGATCGGACCGTCGGTGGCGCGAGAAGTGGCGGAACATGTTTCATCGGACGTGTGCGTCTCGGTATCCGAGGGTGACCCCGCCGCTCTGCTCGACACCTGGACCAGTGCGGACCTGGCCGTCGTCGTCGACGCCGTCGTACGCGAACCGCCTCGGCCGGGCACTATGCACCGGCTCACCCCGGAGGAGGTCGTCGAAACAGAGGAAGGACTGTTCAGCACGCACGGACTCCGACTCGACGACATCCTCCGGCTCGGTGAGGCGCTGGGTCGTCTGCCACGCCGAATGATCATCTTCGCGGTAGAGGTTGCCGATCTGGGCTGTGGCCGCGGACTCTCACCAGCAGTGGTCGGGGCCCTCGAATCGACGGTCTCGGCTGTTCTCGCGGCTATCGACGAGGCAACCGGGCAGGCACCGGAGAACGTGGACGGCCGCTCCTGA
- a CDS encoding ABC transporter permease subunit: MSTDILGKDLRDRRMPVLWLGAVLIVLTVFALAIGSTLASTIADLTDSFPAALNAFIGADVPGGYVVGEVFNLIAPLALVGYAVAGGARATAGEEEEGTMAVLVAQPVTRAHILASKLGGLLLALTAATVLFWASAAASDALFGIGLTQSAIVAACLHLLMLAFAFGALALAVGAITGRPSVAAAVAGSVAALSYITNAMLPLADLDGWARLSPWHYYAGGEPLVNGLDPGYLLVLTALTAISLVVAFLAFEHRDLKG, encoded by the coding sequence ATGTCCACTGACATTCTGGGCAAGGATCTCCGCGACCGCAGGATGCCGGTTCTGTGGCTCGGGGCCGTACTGATCGTGTTGACCGTCTTCGCCCTCGCCATCGGCTCCACGCTCGCCAGCACGATTGCCGACCTCACCGACAGCTTCCCCGCGGCGCTGAACGCCTTCATCGGTGCCGATGTGCCTGGCGGCTATGTGGTCGGCGAGGTATTCAACCTGATCGCCCCCCTGGCCCTGGTCGGCTACGCCGTGGCGGGCGGCGCCCGGGCCACCGCCGGAGAAGAGGAAGAGGGAACGATGGCAGTGCTGGTCGCGCAACCGGTCACCCGAGCACACATCCTCGCCTCCAAACTCGGCGGACTTCTGCTGGCACTGACTGCTGCGACCGTTCTGTTCTGGGCGTCGGCCGCTGCTTCGGACGCCCTCTTCGGGATCGGATTGACCCAAAGCGCCATAGTGGCCGCCTGCTTGCACTTGTTGATGCTTGCGTTCGCCTTCGGCGCACTCGCACTGGCAGTGGGTGCGATCACCGGTCGGCCCAGTGTCGCCGCCGCTGTCGCCGGATCGGTAGCAGCCCTGAGCTATATCACCAACGCCATGCTGCCGCTGGCCGACTTGGATGGTTGGGCCCGACTGAGCCCATGGCACTACTACGCCGGGGGCGAACCGTTGGTGAACGGACTCGACCCCGGGTACCTGCTGGTGCTTACCGCGCTGACCGCCATTTCGCTTGTCGTCGCGTTCCTTGCTTTCGAGCACCGCGATCTGAAGGGGTGA